Proteins from a genomic interval of Neodiprion lecontei isolate iyNeoLeco1 chromosome 2, iyNeoLeco1.1, whole genome shotgun sequence:
- the LOC107219050 gene encoding vacuolar protein sorting-associated protein 54 isoform X1, whose amino-acid sequence MAKIIKAPEVSTASFSCEYCPNITFRYIEDFIRHLREQHCAREGGSFVCRYGYNSVCSSLPVEGVSDKDYIAHATKHATMQQQQQQQKKSNGQVTGSSPSWTIYSAAQNLPAVLNDPNKGKQSNFLTKTWGDAFVEKVDIPKSPYLPDVSMQHFDNYMKKIARRYRKHSRMNTNSNNSTSPNELLQNFPNLRKVKSLERSQFDLSSIPKIFLMPHLDLAQKENFLAVFPFAKEGLLDEDGNTASHAKLMQEKVWTRLHSLSHYLDIVEVRIAEQVASKSQAFFHAMTSHDALMEQLTQTITVLKALRENIHQIDKSLVKDSLEILRLERARCNHLMVQEKLKLMSTVHQTQPMIQLLLSTPDYVAALDLISTTQEILLQELNGVHSFRHFSSQLTEMERLIDKMLSTEFERYATADLNRPLGGENVILDGDKLVSIISGLLRQKHFQFVDTYKEEAIMTVRAVTKQCVIEALAASDSCSDHLEVGSLSLVERLSLLHSTIQSFTFLLHRVKAVHDVIRDTSDLAAGQTNNSVDSSLTDCLLSRDEHVRVTSKLSDMLTSVCEYCHERLGHLLSTAANERDKSQNEKDKPMNDTAVSKQIDKEIQNWNEKVHWLSDKATALQVCQLASMVEGFTVTCEKLCGKQCTALRSAFKAQATKFVQRFHAERKTKLSLLLDSERWRQADVPTEFQNLVSHVYENKSFPTESKLREDTEKSKKKDAAEPVSNFIFVGDEKYAVVGTTLMLIQMIHEYCSTSNELTTLSGTLGRHLAELLRHFNSRCCQLVLGAGAMQVAGLKTITSTILVLASRSLQLLLWFMPFVKAHFQVLADHGTSRGVAGAAAVSGGVALLDSVERDIRAHVREIEGKVLTIVGSLVGAQLSHWTARPPVPSQPFKNISRHVVKLHEAVSSILPSSQVESLYRSVNTTLKEKLREQLVKMNIVNNGGPQHGVVTSELTFYLEALKALKVLPMEELNDDWMNAIWTR is encoded by the exons ATGGCGAAAATAATAAAGGCACCGGAGGTTTCCACCGCGTCGTTTTCCTGCGAATATTGCCCCAATATCACCTTCAGATACATCGAGGACTTCATAAG ACACTTGAGAGAGCAACATTGCGCAAGAGAAGGTGGTTCGTTTGTTTGCCGTTATGGGTATAACAGTGTATGCAGCAGCCTTCCGGTCGAAGGTGTTTCGGATAAGGATTACATAGCCCATGCGACAAAACACGCGAcgatgcagcagcagcaacagcaacaaaaGAAAAGCAACGGTCAAGTAACCGGATCGTCTCCGTCGTGGACCATTTATTCAGCTGCGCAAAACTTGCCTGCGGTACTGAATGACCCCAACAAAGGAAAGCAAAGTAATTTTCTCACCAAGACATGGGGTGATGcatttgttgaaaaagttgATATACCCAAAAGTCCATATCTGCCTGACGTCTCTATGCAGCACTTCGACAATTATATGAAGAAGATTGCACGG AGATATCGTAAGCATTCGCGCATGAACACAAATTCCAACAATTCCACCTCGCCAAACGAGTTGTTGCAGAATTTTCCCAATCTCAGGAAAGTCAAGTCGCTGG AACGTTCTCAATTCGACTTGTCGAGCATACCAAAGATCTTTTTGATGCCGCATTTGGACCTTGCTCAGAAGGAAAATTTCCTCGCTGTATTCCCGTTCGCTAAGGAAGGACTATTGGATGAAGATGGAAACACAGCCAGCCATGCTAAACTCATGCAAGAGAAAGTATGGACACGACTACACTCC CTCAGCCATTATCTGGACATCGTCGAGGTTCGAATAGCAGAACAGGTGGCGTCAAAATCTCAAGCATTCTTCCATGCGATGACGTCGCATGATGCTCTGATGGAACAACTGACCCAAACAATCACAGTTTTGAAAGCTTTGCgagaaaatattcatcaaattgACAAAAGCCTTGTTAAGGACTCCTTAGAAATTTTACG ACTGGAGCGAGCGAGGTGCAACCACTTGATGGTCCAGGAAAAGCTCAAACTTATGTCAACTGTCCACCAGACGCAGCCTATGATACAACTACTTCTCTCCACGCCCGATTACGTCGCAGCTCTTGATCTGATTTCCACCACGCAAGAAATCTTACTGCAAGAATTGAACGGTGTTCACAGTTTCAG GCATTTTAGTTCGCAACTCACTGAAATGGAAAGACTTATCGACAAGATGTTGTCAACTGAGTTTGAGCGCTACGCAACAGCCGATTTAAACAGGCCCTTGGGAGGAGAAAACGTAATTCTTGACGGG gaCAAACTGGTGTCGATCATATCGGGCCTTTTGCGGCAGAAACACTTTCAGTTTGTCGatacgtataaagaagaaGCCATTATGACTGTGAGAGCTGTTACCAAACAATGTGTGATAGAAGCTTTGGCTGCCAGCGACTCGTGCAGCGACCATCTGGAAGTTGGGAGTCTCTCTCTTGTCGAAAGACTGTCTCTTTTACACAGCACCATTCAATCCTTCACCTTCCTTCTCCACAGAGTTAAG gCAGTACACGATGTCATTCGCGATACTTCAGACCTGGCAGCTGGTCAGACCAACAATTCAGTGGACAGTTCTCTGACGGATTGTCTGCTTTCTCGCGATGAACACGTTCGTGTTACCAGCAAGCTATCGGACATGCTAACTTCGGTTTGTGAATATTGTCACGAACGATTGGGCCACTTGCTTTCTACCGCTGCGAACGAAAGGGACAAATCACAAAACGAAAAAGACAAGCCAATGAACGATACCGCTGTTAGTAAGCAAATAGATAAAGAAATAcagaattggaatgagaaaGTTCACTGGCTTAGCGATAAAGCAACCGCTCTACAAGTCTGTCAACTCGCTTCTATGGTCGAAGGCTTCACTGTAACGTGCGAAAAACTCTGCGGAAAACAGTGCACAGCTTTGCGGTCGGCGTTTAAA GCACAAGCAACTAAATTTGTCCAGCGATTTCACGCTGAGCGTAAAACGAAATTGAGTCTTCTTCTAGACTCGGAAAGGTGGCGTCAAGCGGATGTTCCAACGGAATTTCAGAATCTAGTGAGCCacgtgtatgaaaataaatcttttcCAACAGAGTCGAAATTGCGCGAGGACACTGAGAAGAGCAAAAAGAAAGACGCGGCTGAACCAGTGTCTAACTTCATATTTGTCGGAGATGAGAAGTATGCCGTGGTCGGAACTACCCTAATGCTTATACAAATGATTCACGAATATTGCAG CACAAGCAACGAACTAACAACGTTGTCAGGAACATTGGGAAGACATTTGGCCGAGTTGTTGCGACATTTCAACTCTCGCTGTTGTCAACTAGTCCTTGGAGCTGGAGCGATGCAAGTTGCAGGATTGAAGACCATCACTAGCACGATTCTTGTGCTGGCCAGTCGCAGTCTGCAGTTGCTCTTGTGGTTTATGCCATTCGTCAAGGCTCACTTCCAAG TTTTGGCCGATCACGGAACAAGTCGAGGAGTCGCAGGTGCAGCAGCAGTAAGCGGAGGCGTGGCTTTGCTGGACAGTGTTGAAAGGGATATTCGAGCCCATGTCAGAGAAATCGAAGGAAAGGTCTTGACCATCGTTGGAAGCCTCGTTGGGGCGCAATTATCGCACTGGACTGCCAGGCCGCCGGTTCCATCGCAACCGTTCAAGAATATTTCAAG ACACGTGGTGAAACTGCACGAAGCTGTTTCCAGCATACTGCCTTCGTCGCAAGTGGAAAGCCTTTATCGCAGCGTAAATACAACACTGAAAGAGAAGCTGAGGGAGCAACttgtgaaaatgaatatcGTCAACAATGGCGGACCGCAGCATGGCGTTGTTACTTCAGAGTTGACTTTTTACCTCGAGGCATTGAAAGCTTTGAAGGTTTTACCAATGGAAGAATTAAATGACGATTGGATGAATGCTATATGGACTAGATAA
- the LOC124292848 gene encoding uncharacterized protein LOC124292848 translates to MCRTSINFLLIFWSFDYKLRGVIEKRTIIHRRDLRSQQQVLSEFHPLQRNTMEHKMGNSTSGFPSVALSRQTETPDLIFKKHEGGTKKKDTVFTKRKNKLICK, encoded by the exons ATGTGTAGAACTAGTATTAATTTCTTGTTGATATTTTGGTCCTTCGACTACAAACTTCGCGGTGTAATTGAGAAGCGAACAATAATTCACAG ACGCGATTTGCGATCGCAACAGCAAGTCTTGAGTGAATTTCATCCATTACAACGTAATACTATGGAACACAAAATGGGAAATTCAACCAGTGGATTTCCATCGGTAGCTCTCAGCAGACAAACGGAAACACCTGATCTCATCTTCAAGAAGCATGAAGGtggaacaaagaaaaaag ATACGGTGTTCACGAAGagaaagaataaattaatatgcaagtga
- the LOC107219050 gene encoding vacuolar protein sorting-associated protein 54 isoform X2, which translates to MAKIIKAPEVSTASFSCEYCPNITFRYIEDFIRHLREQHCAREGGSFVCRYGYNSVCSSLPVEGVSDKDYIAHATKHATMQQQQQQQKKSNGQVTGSSPSWTIYSAAQNLPAVLNDPNKGKQSNFLTKTWGDAFVEKVDIPKSPYLPDVSMQHFDNYMKKIARRYRKHSRMNTNSNNSTSPNELLQNFPNLRKVKSLERSQFDLSSIPKIFLMPHLDLAQKENFLAVFPFAKEGLLDEDGNTASHAKLMQEKLSHYLDIVEVRIAEQVASKSQAFFHAMTSHDALMEQLTQTITVLKALRENIHQIDKSLVKDSLEILRLERARCNHLMVQEKLKLMSTVHQTQPMIQLLLSTPDYVAALDLISTTQEILLQELNGVHSFRHFSSQLTEMERLIDKMLSTEFERYATADLNRPLGGENVILDGDKLVSIISGLLRQKHFQFVDTYKEEAIMTVRAVTKQCVIEALAASDSCSDHLEVGSLSLVERLSLLHSTIQSFTFLLHRVKAVHDVIRDTSDLAAGQTNNSVDSSLTDCLLSRDEHVRVTSKLSDMLTSVCEYCHERLGHLLSTAANERDKSQNEKDKPMNDTAVSKQIDKEIQNWNEKVHWLSDKATALQVCQLASMVEGFTVTCEKLCGKQCTALRSAFKAQATKFVQRFHAERKTKLSLLLDSERWRQADVPTEFQNLVSHVYENKSFPTESKLREDTEKSKKKDAAEPVSNFIFVGDEKYAVVGTTLMLIQMIHEYCSTSNELTTLSGTLGRHLAELLRHFNSRCCQLVLGAGAMQVAGLKTITSTILVLASRSLQLLLWFMPFVKAHFQVLADHGTSRGVAGAAAVSGGVALLDSVERDIRAHVREIEGKVLTIVGSLVGAQLSHWTARPPVPSQPFKNISRHVVKLHEAVSSILPSSQVESLYRSVNTTLKEKLREQLVKMNIVNNGGPQHGVVTSELTFYLEALKALKVLPMEELNDDWMNAIWTR; encoded by the exons ATGGCGAAAATAATAAAGGCACCGGAGGTTTCCACCGCGTCGTTTTCCTGCGAATATTGCCCCAATATCACCTTCAGATACATCGAGGACTTCATAAG ACACTTGAGAGAGCAACATTGCGCAAGAGAAGGTGGTTCGTTTGTTTGCCGTTATGGGTATAACAGTGTATGCAGCAGCCTTCCGGTCGAAGGTGTTTCGGATAAGGATTACATAGCCCATGCGACAAAACACGCGAcgatgcagcagcagcaacagcaacaaaaGAAAAGCAACGGTCAAGTAACCGGATCGTCTCCGTCGTGGACCATTTATTCAGCTGCGCAAAACTTGCCTGCGGTACTGAATGACCCCAACAAAGGAAAGCAAAGTAATTTTCTCACCAAGACATGGGGTGATGcatttgttgaaaaagttgATATACCCAAAAGTCCATATCTGCCTGACGTCTCTATGCAGCACTTCGACAATTATATGAAGAAGATTGCACGG AGATATCGTAAGCATTCGCGCATGAACACAAATTCCAACAATTCCACCTCGCCAAACGAGTTGTTGCAGAATTTTCCCAATCTCAGGAAAGTCAAGTCGCTGG AACGTTCTCAATTCGACTTGTCGAGCATACCAAAGATCTTTTTGATGCCGCATTTGGACCTTGCTCAGAAGGAAAATTTCCTCGCTGTATTCCCGTTCGCTAAGGAAGGACTATTGGATGAAGATGGAAACACAGCCAGCCATGCTAAACTCATGCAAGAGAAA CTCAGCCATTATCTGGACATCGTCGAGGTTCGAATAGCAGAACAGGTGGCGTCAAAATCTCAAGCATTCTTCCATGCGATGACGTCGCATGATGCTCTGATGGAACAACTGACCCAAACAATCACAGTTTTGAAAGCTTTGCgagaaaatattcatcaaattgACAAAAGCCTTGTTAAGGACTCCTTAGAAATTTTACG ACTGGAGCGAGCGAGGTGCAACCACTTGATGGTCCAGGAAAAGCTCAAACTTATGTCAACTGTCCACCAGACGCAGCCTATGATACAACTACTTCTCTCCACGCCCGATTACGTCGCAGCTCTTGATCTGATTTCCACCACGCAAGAAATCTTACTGCAAGAATTGAACGGTGTTCACAGTTTCAG GCATTTTAGTTCGCAACTCACTGAAATGGAAAGACTTATCGACAAGATGTTGTCAACTGAGTTTGAGCGCTACGCAACAGCCGATTTAAACAGGCCCTTGGGAGGAGAAAACGTAATTCTTGACGGG gaCAAACTGGTGTCGATCATATCGGGCCTTTTGCGGCAGAAACACTTTCAGTTTGTCGatacgtataaagaagaaGCCATTATGACTGTGAGAGCTGTTACCAAACAATGTGTGATAGAAGCTTTGGCTGCCAGCGACTCGTGCAGCGACCATCTGGAAGTTGGGAGTCTCTCTCTTGTCGAAAGACTGTCTCTTTTACACAGCACCATTCAATCCTTCACCTTCCTTCTCCACAGAGTTAAG gCAGTACACGATGTCATTCGCGATACTTCAGACCTGGCAGCTGGTCAGACCAACAATTCAGTGGACAGTTCTCTGACGGATTGTCTGCTTTCTCGCGATGAACACGTTCGTGTTACCAGCAAGCTATCGGACATGCTAACTTCGGTTTGTGAATATTGTCACGAACGATTGGGCCACTTGCTTTCTACCGCTGCGAACGAAAGGGACAAATCACAAAACGAAAAAGACAAGCCAATGAACGATACCGCTGTTAGTAAGCAAATAGATAAAGAAATAcagaattggaatgagaaaGTTCACTGGCTTAGCGATAAAGCAACCGCTCTACAAGTCTGTCAACTCGCTTCTATGGTCGAAGGCTTCACTGTAACGTGCGAAAAACTCTGCGGAAAACAGTGCACAGCTTTGCGGTCGGCGTTTAAA GCACAAGCAACTAAATTTGTCCAGCGATTTCACGCTGAGCGTAAAACGAAATTGAGTCTTCTTCTAGACTCGGAAAGGTGGCGTCAAGCGGATGTTCCAACGGAATTTCAGAATCTAGTGAGCCacgtgtatgaaaataaatcttttcCAACAGAGTCGAAATTGCGCGAGGACACTGAGAAGAGCAAAAAGAAAGACGCGGCTGAACCAGTGTCTAACTTCATATTTGTCGGAGATGAGAAGTATGCCGTGGTCGGAACTACCCTAATGCTTATACAAATGATTCACGAATATTGCAG CACAAGCAACGAACTAACAACGTTGTCAGGAACATTGGGAAGACATTTGGCCGAGTTGTTGCGACATTTCAACTCTCGCTGTTGTCAACTAGTCCTTGGAGCTGGAGCGATGCAAGTTGCAGGATTGAAGACCATCACTAGCACGATTCTTGTGCTGGCCAGTCGCAGTCTGCAGTTGCTCTTGTGGTTTATGCCATTCGTCAAGGCTCACTTCCAAG TTTTGGCCGATCACGGAACAAGTCGAGGAGTCGCAGGTGCAGCAGCAGTAAGCGGAGGCGTGGCTTTGCTGGACAGTGTTGAAAGGGATATTCGAGCCCATGTCAGAGAAATCGAAGGAAAGGTCTTGACCATCGTTGGAAGCCTCGTTGGGGCGCAATTATCGCACTGGACTGCCAGGCCGCCGGTTCCATCGCAACCGTTCAAGAATATTTCAAG ACACGTGGTGAAACTGCACGAAGCTGTTTCCAGCATACTGCCTTCGTCGCAAGTGGAAAGCCTTTATCGCAGCGTAAATACAACACTGAAAGAGAAGCTGAGGGAGCAACttgtgaaaatgaatatcGTCAACAATGGCGGACCGCAGCATGGCGTTGTTACTTCAGAGTTGACTTTTTACCTCGAGGCATTGAAAGCTTTGAAGGTTTTACCAATGGAAGAATTAAATGACGATTGGATGAATGCTATATGGACTAGATAA